In one window of Pseudodesulfovibrio sediminis DNA:
- a CDS encoding recombinase family protein has product MEPHFAYIRVSSTDQNESRQLEGVEVQKTFIDRCSGKDTERPELQRALEHLREGDTLHVHSIDRLARNLQDLQSIVEGLNERGVTVKFHTENLTFTGDESPMQKLMFQMMGAFAQFERSLIKERQREGIEAAKKRGVYKGRKPALTPEQVEEVKNRVVQGANKASLARELGVSRQTIYAALRAN; this is encoded by the coding sequence ATGGAACCACATTTCGCATACATCCGAGTCAGCAGCACCGACCAAAACGAGAGCAGGCAGCTTGAAGGCGTCGAGGTCCAAAAGACCTTCATCGATAGATGCAGCGGCAAGGACACCGAACGACCAGAACTGCAACGGGCATTGGAGCATCTGCGTGAGGGCGACACTCTCCATGTCCATTCCATCGACAGGCTTGCACGGAACCTCCAAGACCTCCAATCCATCGTGGAAGGGCTGAACGAACGCGGCGTCACCGTCAAGTTCCACACCGAGAATCTGACCTTCACCGGAGACGAGAGTCCGATGCAGAAACTCATGTTCCAGATGATGGGCGCATTCGCGCAATTCGAACGCTCTCTGATCAAGGAACGGCAGCGCGAAGGCATCGAGGCTGCCAAGAAGAGAGGGGTCTACAAGGGGCGCAAACCAGCCCTCACTCCGGAGCAGGTCGAAGAGGTCAAGAATAGGGTCGTTCAGGGCGCGAATAAGGCGTCTTTGGCTCGTGAACTGGGCGTGAGTCGGCAAACGATCTACGCGGCCTTGAGAGCGAACTGA
- a CDS encoding rolling circle replication-associated protein, producing MTPMTSSTSGGFRLSLSKRIIGGADLTKKSLRKKPSTSTTPKKTATPKTKTPTFSRRSRNNLIKAVNSLSELPQYFVTLSYPDGVSDDPKAWKSDLDNLNRRLRHHYPESWWMWRIEPQSKTGKPHYHIVGSTNVTMERIEFWRWLHDKWCKIVGLDPKKAQFATRVNRVKDGEGRLERYFCKVEGSSYGAYRQGWTDLTNRWGKVNAVKIPFEDLDTYEVGPVTLEKVKELVLGSIQTQVGELQDKLDGMGQFTAYKDRHKMERVIRNKKQHMYDIRYTGDFFSILDPDHINLIRQTLRDRRKAGTIHR from the coding sequence ATGACACCAATGACATCCAGCACATCCGGTGGTTTCCGGCTTTCCCTCAGTAAGAGGATCATCGGTGGGGCAGACCTCACCAAGAAAAGCCTCAGGAAAAAGCCCTCGACATCCACGACACCGAAGAAGACAGCGACACCGAAAACAAAGACTCCGACCTTTTCCCGCAGGAGCCGGAATAATCTCATCAAGGCCGTTAACAGTCTCTCTGAACTGCCGCAGTACTTCGTGACCCTGAGCTACCCCGATGGCGTCAGCGATGATCCCAAGGCATGGAAAAGTGATCTGGACAATCTCAACAGACGTCTGAGACACCACTACCCGGAATCGTGGTGGATGTGGCGCATCGAACCACAGTCCAAGACAGGCAAGCCGCACTACCACATCGTCGGCTCAACCAACGTGACCATGGAGCGGATCGAGTTCTGGCGATGGCTTCACGACAAGTGGTGCAAGATCGTCGGACTCGACCCCAAGAAGGCCCAGTTCGCAACACGGGTGAATCGGGTGAAGGATGGTGAAGGCAGGCTCGAAAGATATTTCTGCAAGGTGGAGGGCAGCAGCTACGGCGCATACCGGCAAGGCTGGACCGACCTCACCAATCGATGGGGCAAAGTGAATGCGGTGAAAATCCCGTTCGAAGACCTCGATACCTACGAGGTCGGTCCGGTGACGCTGGAGAAGGTCAAGGAGTTGGTCCTCGGCAGCATCCAGACTCAGGTGGGCGAGTTGCAGGACAAACTCGACGGCATGGGCCAGTTCACCGCATACAAGGATCGCCACAAGATGGAGAGGGTTATCAGGAACAAGAAGCAGCACATGTACGACATCCGCTATACAGGAGACTTCTTCAGCATCCTCGATCCCGACCACATCAACCTGATCCGACAGACGCTACGAGATCGGCGCAAAGCTGGAACGATTCATCGGTAA